The Hippoglossus stenolepis isolate QCI-W04-F060 chromosome 11, HSTE1.2, whole genome shotgun sequence genome includes a window with the following:
- the LOC118117730 gene encoding uncharacterized protein LOC118117730, translated as MSTLQSLKTFINQRLAVAADDIVGLLETTISNYEKEIDRQRRLLEDERAEFLKSRSDMQQAMRFRVVIDHDIKKITFENGVPSSVEEMIKVFKQAFSITTDIGLQYKDADFDDFFTLTSTSDLKDKDTLRVLHVPPCIIMTTVPLESHSDTTDASSVDDILSTDSKDNLIPRPPATERHNLWPAVFPIPTFSYNTEMALRQGNERFLKDGTPLTTPSVKSDILERLAEAMFSYTAYPNDPQRAAVAQALIEKHPCLREPGSFNGFYGWQQSLKYKCGNYRSKLKAHGNPELMINTLKHKQDGDKKPAKNIKKPRKSEVNYLPPHPAGQTDDSLENVRLALIAASMTEDNRLRINDMMSRTYSCRRREVVGQSMNVAEFKERWPALFDPFQINEEFQRCNTIPLESTFLSQLDKYTPKFLELFRTKGGVVGQRLKSVLIELVKEPHASVVKKRDMTLRCLVEYLGESVQELISDYYRTAEEKVHEELKTQDMRIYACQQPDAVGIIIDGTPVLTGLDNVSRACCLLFGLTYALNRDYPPKLAKTFEVFQRLFVGLDTLQSKPSSKFISLKNKLLT; from the exons ATGTCCACGCTTCAGTCGTTGAAAACGTTTATCAACCAGCGGCTCGCAGTGGCTGCGGACGACATAGTCGGTCTGCTGGAAACAACCATATCCAACTATGAAAAAGAGATAGACCGACAGCGCAGACTGCTGGAGGACGAGAGGGCTGAGTTCCTGAAGAGCAGATCAG atATGCAACAAGCCATGAGGTTTCGGGTTGTCATTGATCATGATATCAAGAAGATAACTTTCGAAAATGGCGTCCCCTCATCTGTGGAGGAAATGATCAAAGTTTTTAAACAGGCATTTTCCATCACCACAGACATAGGCCTTCAGTACAAAGATGCTGACTTTGACGACTTCTTCACACTAACGTCTACAAGTGACCTTAAAGATAAAGACACTCTCAGAGTCTTGCATGTGCCCCCATGCATAATAATGACAACAGTCCCTCTGGAGTCCCACTCTGACACCACTGACGCATCTTCAGTGGATGATATCCTCTCTACTGATTCAAAGGACAATCTGATTCCCAGGCCCCCTGCCACTGAGAGGCACAACCTGTGGCCTGCTGTCTTTCCCATTCCCACCTTCTCCTACAACACGGAAATGGCTCTGAGGCAAGGTAATGAGAGGTTTCTAAAAGATGGAACCCCACTGACAACACCAAGTGTCAAATCAGATATTCTGGAGCGACTAGCTGAGGCCATGTTTTCCTACACCGCTTATCCCAATGATCCACAGAGGGCTGCAGTTGCACAGGCCCTAATAGAGAAGCACCCCTGCCTGAGGGAGCCTGGCTCTTTTAACGGATTTTATGGGTGGCAGCAAAGCCTCAAGTACAAATGTGGAAACTACAGGAGCAAACTTAAAGCACATGGAAACCCTGAACTAATGATAAATACACTGAAACACAAGCAGGATGGCGACAAAaaacctgccaaaaatataaaaaaaccaAGAAAATCTGAAGTAAACTACCTCCCCCCACATCCAGCCGGTCAAACAGATGACAGCCTGGAGAATGTGAGACTTGCGCTAATTGCAGCCAGCATGACAGAAGACAATCGACTGAGGATCAATGACATGATGTCTAGAACATACAGCTGCAGAAGAAGGGAAGTGGTTGGCCAGTCCATGAATGTGGCAGAATTCAAAGAGAGATGGCCTGCCCTCTTTGATCCATTTCAG ATAAATGAAGAGTTCCAAAGGTGCAACACTATTCCCCTGGAGTCTACCTTTCTGTCCCAGCTGGACAAGTACACCCCAAAGTTCCTGGAACTATTCAGGACAAAGGGAGGAGTTGTTGGACAGCGCCTCAAGAGTGTGTTGATTGAACTGGTAAAG GAACCACATGCCTCAGTGGTGAAGAAGAGGGACATGACCCTGAGATGCCTCGTCGAATACCTAGGGGAGAGTGTGCAGGAGCTCATCTCTGACTACTAT AGAACCGCAGAAGAGAAAGTACATGAGGAACTTAAAACACAGGACATGAGGATCTACGCTTGTCAGCAGCCGGATGCAGTGGGCATCATTATTGATGGAACTCCAGTGCTGACAGGACTGGATAATGTGTCCAGAGCCTGCTGCCTGCTCTTTGGCCTCACCTATGCCCTAAATCGGGATTACCCCCCAAAACTTGCCAAAACATTTGAAGTCTTTCAAAGACTGTTTGTAGGACTTGATACACTACAGTCAAAACCATCCTCCAAGTTCATCagcctgaaaaacaaactcctcACTTAA